The window GGCCGCGGTGGGAGAGGAGATCGGGGACCTGCTGTTCGTGATCGTGAACCTCTCCCGCCGCCTGGGGGTGGACCCGGAGAGCGCCCTCAAGGCCGGCAACCGGAAGTTCCGTCGCCGTTTTCGGTATGTGGAGGAGCAGCTGCGCGCGCGGGGCAAGAGACCCGCGGATTCCAGCCTTGAGGAGATGGACGGCCTTTGGAACGAAGCCAAAGGGCTGGAGGAAAAGCGAGCGGGCGACCACAGCGGGGCGAGGCCCCGCGGGGCAGATTAGGAGGTCGAGCTCCTCGGCGTGGCTAGCCTCGCGTCGTCCACGCCCGAATCCGCTCCTCCAGGCGCTGCCGGAGATCGGCGGGCAGCTTCGGCGGGTCACACTCCCGACAGAGACGGGCCAGATCCGCGAGGTCCCGATCGAGCTCGGAGCAGGGCGAGCAGTCCTTGAGGTGGGACCGGATCTCCTCGCACAGGTTCGGGGGCAGAGCGCCCTCCGCGAATTCGGTCAGCCGGCGCAGCAATTCGTCACAGCTCATGTCCGCCCCCGCCGGAAATGCTC of the Vicinamibacteria bacterium genome contains:
- a CDS encoding zf-HC2 domain-containing protein: MSCDELLRRLTEFAEGALPPNLCEEIRSHLKDCSPCSELDRDLADLARLCRECDPPKLPADLRQRLEERIRAWTTRG